A single window of Rhodamnia argentea isolate NSW1041297 chromosome 5, ASM2092103v1, whole genome shotgun sequence DNA harbors:
- the LOC115750525 gene encoding single-stranded DNA-binding protein WHY1, chloroplastic-like isoform X2, protein MLQLHMLPSSPVSSPNPRLLCFRDSSSSPPLPLRGHSTLNPRKASRVSLARAPDGHFSLKCRQSEYFDQQQRFASSTSSDNSTSFSPSGGGTMSPKVFVGHSIYKGKAALTVEPRAPEFTSLDSGAYKLSREGFVLLQFAPAAGTRVYDWSRKQVFSLSVTEIGNLIALGPRDSCEFFHDPFKGKSDEGKIRKVLKVEPLPDGSGHFFNLSVQNKLMNLDESIYIPVTKAEYTVLISAFNFILPYLLGWHAYANTIKPNDPNRANNANSRYGGDFEWSR, encoded by the exons ATGCTTCAGCTACACATGCTGCCATCCTCTCCGGTTAGCTCCCCGAACCCTAGACTCCTCTGCTTCCGCGATTCGTCTTCCTCGCCACCACTACCACTCCGCGGTCACAGTACCTTAAACCCTCGCAAAGCCTCTCGCGTCTCTCTGGCCCGAGCTCCCGATGGCCACTTCTCGTTGAAGTGCCGTCAGTCCGAGTACTTCGACCAGCAACAGAGGTTCGCGTCCTCGACGTCGTCGGATAATTCCACCTCCTTCTCTCCTTCCGGCGGAG GAACAATGTCTCCAAAGGTTTTCGTCGGTCATTCCATATACAAAGGAAAGGCAGCACTGACAGTGGAGCCCAGAGCTCCAGAATTCACTTCTTTAGAT TCAGGGGCATATAAACTATCTAGGGAAGGATTTGTGCTGCTTCAATTTGCCCCTGCGGCTGGCACACGAGTATATGATTGGAGCAGAAAGCAG GTGTTCTCATTATCCGTGACAGAAATTGGAAATCTTATTGCTCTAGGTCCAAGAGACTCCTGCGAATTTTTTCACGATCCTTTTAAAGGAAAGAG TGATGAAGGTAAAATAAGGAAGGTTTTGAAGGTGGAGCCCCTTCCAGATGGCTCGGGACACTTCTTTAATCTTA GTGTTCAGAATAAGCTCATGAATTTGGATGAGAGCATTTATATTCCTGTCACCAAGGCGGAATACACTGTCCTCATCTCGGCTTTCAAT TTCATACTGCCGTACCTTTTAGGTTGGCACGCCTATGCAAACACAATAAAGCCAAATGATCCAAACAGAGCAAACAATGCCAATTCACGATATGGAGGAGACTTTGAGTGGAGTAGATGA
- the LOC115750495 gene encoding pectate lyase-like yields the protein MVNMNRNVCFFFFFFFFFLPFAVLVPSIRANIGEFDEYRQKRAEAAQKEAFDAYDPHPEAVTSYFNLKVDKAVKGNNSTRRQLGKYNGPCLATNPIDRCWRCDKDWARNRQKLADCVLGFGRKTRGGKYGRYYVVTDPSDNDMVNPKPGTLRHAVIQKGPLWIIFSRSMIIKLNQELIMTSDKTIDARGANVHIAYGAGITIQFIKNVIIHGLHIHDIIKGSGGLIRDAVDHVGLRTESDGDGISIFGASNVWIDHVSMSACTDGLIDAIQGSTAITISNCHFTNHNEVMLFGASDGYSQDQIMQITVAFNHFGRGLVQRMPRCRWGFFHVVNNDYTHWLMYAIGGSQHPTIISQGNRFIAPPNVASKEVTKRDYATEDQWKNWLWKSEGDLMMNGAFFVTSGNPKAQLPFSQRDMIKAKPGTYVTRLTRFSGAVACRVGKPC from the exons ATGGTAAATATGAATAGAAacgtttgcttcttcttcttcttcttcttcttcttcttgccgtTCGCCGTCCTTGTACCGTCCATCCGAGCAAACATCGGGGAGTTCGATGAGTACCGGCAAAAGCGAGCAGAGGCGGCGCAGAAGGAGGCGTTCGATGCGTACGACCCCCATCCCGAGGCCGTCACCAGTTACTTCAACTTAAAAGTTGACAA GGCTGTGAAGGGCAACAACAGCACAAGAAGGCAGCTAGGAAAGTACAATGGGCCATGCTTGGCTACCAACCCTATCGACAGATGCTGGCGGTGCGACAAGGATTGGGCTCGCAACAGGCAGAAGCTCGCCGATTGCGTCCTTGGCTTCGGCAGGAAGACCCGTGGGGGCAAGTATGGGAGGTACTACGTCGTGACCGACCCGTCAGACAACGACATGGTCAACCCTAAGCCGGGAACCTTACGCCACGCTGTGATCCAGAAGGGCCCGCTCTGGATCATCTTCTCCCGCAGCATGATAATCAAGCTCAACCAGGAGCTCATCATGACGAGCGACAAGACCATCGATGCCCGGGGGGCCAACGTCCACATTGCCTACGGCGCCGGCATCACCATCCAGTTCATCAAGAACGTGATCATCCACGGACTCCACATCCACGACATCATCAAGGGCTCGGGGGGGCTGATCAGGGACGCGGTCGACCACGTCGGGCTCAGGACGGAGAGCGACGGCGACGGCATCTCCATCTTTGGCGCAAGCAACGTGTGGATCGACCACGTGTCCATGTCGGCGTGCACGGATGGGCTCATCGATGCCATCCAAGGGTCGACCGCCATCACCATCTCCAACTGCCATTTCACCAATCACAACGAG GTGATGTTGTTTGGGGCAAGTGATGGGTACTCACAGGACCAGATAATGCAAATCACAGTGGCATTCAATCACTTCGGGAGGGGATTGGTGCAGAGGATGCCGAGGTGCAGGTGGGGATTCTTCCATGTGGTCAACAACGACTACACTCACTGGCTCATGTACGCCATTGGAGGCAGTCAACACCCCACCATCATAAGCCAGGGCAATAGATTCATTGCTCCTCCAAATGTGGCCTCTAAAGAG GTGACCAAGAGGGACTATGCAACGGAAGACCAGTGGAAGAACTGGCTGTGGAAGTCGGAGGGAGACCTGATGATGAACGGGGCGTTCTTCGTCACCTCCGGGAACCCGAAGGCGCAGCTCCCCTTCTCTCAGCGCGACATGATCAAGGCGAAGCCGGGGACGTACGTGACGCGGCTGACTCGCTTCTCCGGCGCGGTCGCGTGCAGAGTTGGCAAGCCctgttaa
- the LOC115750525 gene encoding single-stranded DNA-binding protein WHY1, chloroplastic-like isoform X1, translating into MLQLHMLPSSPVSSPNPRLLCFRDSSSSPPLPLRGHSTLNPRKASRVSLARAPDGHFSLKCRQSEYFDQQQRFASSTSSDNSTSFSPSGGAGTMSPKVFVGHSIYKGKAALTVEPRAPEFTSLDSGAYKLSREGFVLLQFAPAAGTRVYDWSRKQVFSLSVTEIGNLIALGPRDSCEFFHDPFKGKSDEGKIRKVLKVEPLPDGSGHFFNLSVQNKLMNLDESIYIPVTKAEYTVLISAFNFILPYLLGWHAYANTIKPNDPNRANNANSRYGGDFEWSR; encoded by the exons ATGCTTCAGCTACACATGCTGCCATCCTCTCCGGTTAGCTCCCCGAACCCTAGACTCCTCTGCTTCCGCGATTCGTCTTCCTCGCCACCACTACCACTCCGCGGTCACAGTACCTTAAACCCTCGCAAAGCCTCTCGCGTCTCTCTGGCCCGAGCTCCCGATGGCCACTTCTCGTTGAAGTGCCGTCAGTCCGAGTACTTCGACCAGCAACAGAGGTTCGCGTCCTCGACGTCGTCGGATAATTCCACCTCCTTCTCTCCTTCCGGCGGAG CAGGAACAATGTCTCCAAAGGTTTTCGTCGGTCATTCCATATACAAAGGAAAGGCAGCACTGACAGTGGAGCCCAGAGCTCCAGAATTCACTTCTTTAGAT TCAGGGGCATATAAACTATCTAGGGAAGGATTTGTGCTGCTTCAATTTGCCCCTGCGGCTGGCACACGAGTATATGATTGGAGCAGAAAGCAG GTGTTCTCATTATCCGTGACAGAAATTGGAAATCTTATTGCTCTAGGTCCAAGAGACTCCTGCGAATTTTTTCACGATCCTTTTAAAGGAAAGAG TGATGAAGGTAAAATAAGGAAGGTTTTGAAGGTGGAGCCCCTTCCAGATGGCTCGGGACACTTCTTTAATCTTA GTGTTCAGAATAAGCTCATGAATTTGGATGAGAGCATTTATATTCCTGTCACCAAGGCGGAATACACTGTCCTCATCTCGGCTTTCAAT TTCATACTGCCGTACCTTTTAGGTTGGCACGCCTATGCAAACACAATAAAGCCAAATGATCCAAACAGAGCAAACAATGCCAATTCACGATATGGAGGAGACTTTGAGTGGAGTAGATGA
- the LOC115750462 gene encoding alpha-amylase 3, chloroplastic yields MSSAFSTEPLLHHGFREISRSRFRSRTPTPPPPASLSCAPKPSFRHARRSCGFGPRRGGALRARASSSGAAVVEAFESTDVLFKEAFPLRRNETVEGKIFVRFDQGKDEQNWHLTVGCTLAGKWILHWGISHVGDVGSEWDQPPAEMRPPGSISIKDYAIETPLQKSSTTMDGDEFYEVNISIQSNTNIAAINFVLKDEESGSWYQHRGRDFKVPLMDSLQDDSNIVGAKRGFDLLPGALGQLSNILLKGEASDYKDKKASSDLEVSKQGVQCLQGFYEELPIVKEVSVHNSVNVSVKICPETAKTLVYLETDLPGDVTVHWGVCRDDSKMWEVPAAPYPPETKIFKNKALRTLLQPRGREKGFWGLFALDEEFVGFLFVLKLKEDVWLNCMGEDFYIPVSSIRSSSLLGQKESNSMETSGKTAETNTEVSSTAYTDGIINEIRNLVSDISSEKNRKAKTKEAQESILQEIEKLAAEAYSIFRSALPTFSEEAVLEPEVLKPPKIFSGTGTGFEILCQGFNWESHKPGRWYNELKEKASQLASLGFTVVWLPPPTDSVSPEGYMPTDLYNLNSRYGTIDELKDLVKKFHEVNIRVLGDVVLNHRCAQHKNQNGIWNIFGGRLNWDDRAVVADDPHFQGRGNKSSGDNFHAAPNIDHSQDFVRKDLKEWLCWLRSEIGYDGWRLDFVRGFWGGYVKDYLDATEPSFAVGEYWDSLSYTYGEMDHNQDAHRQRIVDWINATNGTAAAFDVTTKGVLHAALERCEYWRLSDQKGKPPGVVGWWPSRAVTFVENHDTGSTQGHWRFPSGKEIQGYAYILTHPGTPAVFYDHIFSHYQSEIASLISLRNRNKIHCRSTIKITKAERDVYAAIVDEKVAMKIGPGYYEPQSEPQKWSLVLEGRDYKVWEAS; encoded by the exons ATGTCGTCGGCCTTCAGCACGGAGCCTCTGCTTCACCACGGCTTCCGGGAGATCTCCAGGTCCCGCTTCCGATCGAGGACGCCCACGCCTCCTCCTCCCGCTTCGCTGAGCTGCGCGCCGAAGCCGTCTTTCCGCCATGCAAGGAGGTCGTGCGGCTTCGGACCGCGTCGCGGCGGCGCTCTCCGCGCGCGCGCGAGCTCCTCCGGTGCGGCGGTCGTCGAAGCGTTTGAATCCACCGACGTTCTCTTCAAGGAGGCTTTCCCTCTCCGGAGAAATGAGACG GTGGAGGGGAAAATATTTGTGAGATTTGATCAGGGGAAGGATGAGCAGAATTGGCACCTCACCGTTGGTTGTACGCTTGCTGGGAAGTGGATTCTTCACTGGGGAATTTCTCATGTAGGCGACGTCGGCAG tgaATGGGATCAACCTCCTGCTGAAATGAGGCCTCCTGGATCAATTTCTATCAAG gaCTATGCAATCGAGACACCATTGCAGAAATCATCTACAACGATGGATGGGGACGAATTTTATGAAGTGAATATAAGTATCCAGTCCAACACTAATATTGCTGCGATAAATTTCGTTCTGAAG GATGAAGAATCTGGATCTTGGTATCAGCATAGAGGCAGAGACTTCAAGGTGCCTCTCATGGATTCTCTTCAAGATGATAGCAACATTGTTGGAGCCAAAAGGGGCTTTGATTTATTGCCAG GTGCCCTTGGACAGCTATCTAACATACTCCTTAAAGGAGAAGCGTCAGACTATAAGGATAAAAAGGCCAGCAGTGACTTGGAAGTTTCGAAACAAGGAGTGCAGTGCCTTCAGGGATTCTATGAGGAGCTGCCTATTGTTAAAGAAGTTTCCGTTCATAACTCTGTCAACGTTTCTGTTAAGATCTGTCCTGAGACAGCTAAGACTCTTGTATACTTGGAAACTGATCTCCCTGGAGATGTTACTGTGCACTGGGGAGTTTGCAGAGATGATTCTAAAATGTGGGAAGTTCCAGCAGCCCCGTATCCGCCAGAAACAAAAATCTTCAAGAACAAGGCTTTACGGACATTGTTACAG CCAAGGGGACGGGAAAAAGGATTTTGGGGATTATTTGCTTTGGATGAAGAGTTTGTGGGATTCCTTTTTGTTCTCAAGCTAAAGGAGGATGTTTGGCTGAATTGTATGGGAGAAGATTTTTATATTCCGGTATCTAGCATAAGGAGTTCTTCTCTTCTTGGACAAAAGGAATCTAATAGTATGGAGACATCTGGCAAAACCGCGGAAACAAATACCGAAGTCAGTAGCACAGCATACACTGACGGAATTATCAATGAGATACGAAACTTGGTTAGTGATATTTCATCCGAGAAGAATCGCAAGGCGAAGACTAAAGAAGCACAAGAAAGCATTCTCCAAGAGATTGAAAAGTTGGCTGCTGAGGCCTATAGTATTTTCAGAAGTGCCCTGCCAACTTTTTCGGAGGAAGCTGTTTTGGAACCAGAGGTACTGAAACCTCCAAAGATATTTTCAGGCACGGGAACGGGGTTCGAGATATTGTGCCAAGGTTTTAATTGGGAATCACATAAGCCTGGAAGGTGGTATAATGAACTAAAGGAAAAAGCTTCACAATTAGCTTCTCTGGGTTTCACTGTTGTTTGGTTACCACCGCCTACTGATTCTGTGTCACCTGAAGGGTACATGCCaacggatctttacaatttaAATTCGAG ATATGGAACTATTGATGAACTGAAGGACCTCGTGAAGAAGTTCCATGAAGTTAACATAAGAGTTCTTGGAGATGTCGTGCTTAATCATCGCTgtgcacaacacaagaatcaaAATGGTATATGGAATATTTTCGGCGGTCGTCTAAATTGGGATGATCGAGCTGTAGTTGCTGACGATCCTCATTTTCAG GGTAGAGGCAACAAGAGTAGTGGAGATAATTTTCATGCTGCCCCAAATATTGATCACTCACAAGATTTTGTGCGGAAAGATCTGAAGGAATGGTTATGTTGGCTGAG GAGCGAAATTGGGTATGATGGATGGAGGCTCGATTTTGTTAGAGGCTTTTGGGGTGGCTATGTCAAAGACTACTTGGATGCAACTGAACCTTCTTTTGCTGTCGGTGAGTACTGGGATTCCCTCAGCTATACATATGGGGAAATGGATCACAATCAAGATGCACACAGGCAGAGAATTGTCGACTGGATAAACGCTACAAATGGCACAGCTGCAGCATTTGATGTCACCACAAAAGGAGTTCTTCATGCA GCATTGGAAAGATGTGAATATTGGCGACTATCTGATCAGAAGGGAAAACCTCCAGGGGTTGTTGGATGGTGGCCATCTCGAGCTGTAACATTTGTGGAGAATCATGACACTGGCTCTACCCAG GGTCATTGGAGATTTCCAAGTGGGAAGGAAATACAAGGATATGCCTATATCTTGACGCACCCAGGAACTCCAGCAGTGTTCTATGACCACATCTTCTCTCACTACCAATCTGAAATTGCTTCACTTATCTCTCTCAGGAATCGCAACAAGATCCATTGCAGGAGCACT ATCAAAATAACCAAGGCTGAGAGGGATGTCTATGCGGCCATTGTGGACGAAAAAGTCGCAATGAAGATTGGACCAGGCTACTATGAACCCCAAAGTGAGCCCCAGAAATGGTCTCTAGTCCTCGAGGGAAGAGATTACAAGGTTTGGGAAGCTTCATAA
- the LOC115754557 gene encoding uncharacterized protein LOC115754557, protein MSKDNESLHYMDEEARRKKKMKWTIGIVAFVIFQVVQALFFVLVIMKFKSPKFRVAEFEVQTLTVGTQASPSFAMTFDAPIQIKNTNWGPFKYGVSTINFTYGGVQVGQTIIPKSKANFKSTKKINAPVALSSSALPSSSNLVSELSSGIITLNSQGEIKGKITVMFMFKKTKTSQMNCTMAINTTTKAVQSLSCK, encoded by the coding sequence ATGTCGAAGGACAACGAGTCGCTGCACTACATGGACGAGGAGGCGAGgcgcaagaagaagatgaagtggacGATCGGCATTGTCGCCTTCGTCATCTTCCAGGTAGTCCAAGCCCTCTTCTTCGTCCTTGTCATCATGAAGTTCAAGTCCCCCAAGTTCAGGGTTGCTGAGTTTGAGGTCCAGACCTTGACCGTCGGGACTCAGGCCTCGCCCTCGTTTGCCATGACCTTCGACGCCCCGATCCAGATCAAGAACACCAACTGGGGTCCCTTCAAGTACGGTGTTTCTACCATTAACTTCACCTATGGAGGTGTCCAAGTGGGACAAACGATCATTCCCAAGAGCAAAGCCAACTTCAAGTCCACCAAGAAGATCAATGCGCCCGTGGCCTTGAGTTCCAGTGCTTTGCCCAGCAGCTCGAACCTCGTGAGCGAATTGAGCTCGGGGATCATAACCTTGAACAGCCAAGGCGAGATCAAAGGGAAGATAACAGTGatgttcatgttcaagaagaCGAAGACATCCCAGATGAATTGCACCATGGCTATCAATACAACGACAAAGGCGGTCCAGTCCTTGTCGTGTAAATGA